The following proteins are co-located in the Synechococcus sp. PROS-U-1 genome:
- a CDS encoding DUF2103 domain-containing protein: MGRVVITHSTYVDGLIPWLKALAHESGIQTITPAVISRVRGRSPDLQLRVSTPIHGGYKLVARKGSSAQEVFVVTSMSQPDLEQALQHHRP, from the coding sequence TTGGGCCGGGTCGTTATCACCCACAGCACTTACGTGGATGGGTTGATCCCATGGCTGAAAGCACTGGCCCATGAGTCAGGTATTCAGACCATTACCCCTGCCGTCATCAGCCGTGTCAGGGGCCGCAGTCCTGACCTTCAGCTTCGGGTCTCAACGCCCATACATGGCGGATACAAGCTGGTCGCACGCAAAGGCAGTTCAGCCCAGGAGGTTTTTGTGGTGACATCCATGAGTCAGCCTGATCTTGAACAGGCTCTTCAGCATCACCGCCCCTGA